The following are encoded together in the Coturnix japonica isolate 7356 chromosome 8, Coturnix japonica 2.1, whole genome shotgun sequence genome:
- the GPR88 gene encoding probable G-protein coupled receptor 88 has product MPNASSWSVSSPLLLLWEDSSGTRIFLSLLYAVLAISGTLSNVMVIYLVFSFKKLQTTSNAFIVNGCAADLSVCALWMPQEAVLGLLPPNSSSLRSAEYRLLREGLLGLGLTASLASHLLVAFNRYVLITKLPSVYQALYQRKHTGCMIGLSWALALLLLPLLPGLWTPGPAPQPPPRHSDGGSRYPALLLALAVLGQTALLLHCYLGIVRRVRGSAKRVSVLNFHLLHQLPFPAAPPPPRRAQRRLSSVSVLLLCCVFLLGTQPLVWVSLLGFFLRPAPPALQAASWLLLCSLSALNPLLYTWRSEEFRRAARSVLPRSEGSAAAPRHAASNAAGPAAAAPPCPQLPRRRSTAGCAAPR; this is encoded by the coding sequence ATGCCCAACGCCTCTTCCTGGAGCGTGAGCTcacccctgctgctgctctgggaggaCTCCTCAGGGACCCGCATCTTCCTCTCGCTGCTCTATGCGGTCCTGGCTATCTCAGGGACTCTGTCCAACGTGATGGTCATCTATTTGGTTTTCTCCTTCAAGAAGCTGCAGACCACCAGCAACGCCTTCATCGTGAACGGCTGCGCGGCCGACCTGAGCGTGTGCGCACTGTGGATGCCGCAGGAGGccgtgctggggctgctgcccccCAACTCCTCGTCGCTGCGCTCGGCCGAGTACCGCCTGCTGCGCGAGGGGCTGCTGGGCCTCGGCCTCACCGCGTCCCTGGCCTCGCACCTGCTGGTGGCCTTCAACAGGTACGTGCTCATCACCAAGCTGCCCAGCGTCTACCAGGCCCTGTACCAGCGGAAGCACACGGGCTGCATGATCGGGCTGTCCTGGGCTCTGGCGCTGCTCCTGCTCCCGCTGCTGCCCGGGCTCTGGACGCCGGGCCCTGCCCCGCAGCCTCCCCCTCGCCATTCGGACGGCGGCTCCCGCTACCCGGCGCTGCTGCTGGCGCTGGCCGTGCTGGGCCAGACggcgctgctgctgcactgctacCTGGGCATCGTGCGCCGGGTGCGGGGCAGCGCCAAGCGGGTCAGCGTCCTCAACTTCCACCTGCTGCACCAGCTGCCCTTCCCCGCCGCGCCGCCTCCGCCGCGCCGCGCCCAGCGCCGCCTCAGCAGCGTCTCggtcctgctgctgtgctgcgtCTTCCTGCTGGGCACGCAGCCCCTGGTCTGGGTCAGCCTCCTCGGCTTCTTCCTGCGGCCCGCTCCTCCCGCGCTGCAGGCcgccagctggctgctgctctgctcgCTCTCGGCGCTCAACCCGCTGCTCTACACGTGGCGCAGCGAGGAGTTCCGCCGGGCCGCGCGCTCCGTCCTGCCCCGCTCCGAGGGCTCGGCCGCCGCCCCCCGACACGCCGCCTCCAACGCGGCCGgtcccgccgccgccgccccgccctGCCCACAACTACCACGGCGCCGGAGCACGGCGGGATGCGCCGCTCCGCGCTGA